A window from Setaria italica strain Yugu1 chromosome VIII, Setaria_italica_v2.0, whole genome shotgun sequence encodes these proteins:
- the LOC111258212 gene encoding uncharacterized protein LOC111258212 — protein sequence MDGGSGLNILYAETLDAMGIDRSRLRPSKAPFHGVVPGKQAMPLGQIDLPVTFGTPSNYRKEVLTFEVVGFRGTYHAILGRPCYAKFMAIPNYTYLKLKLSGPNGVITVGTSFQKAYECDVECCEYTVAITFTEDTAVRLTEDAEDQPDSKQSATSFEATEGIKEVPLDPNSSDGRTVRIGATLSPK from the coding sequence atggacggaggcagcggcctcaacatcctctacgccgagaccctcgacgccatggggatcgatcgctcccgcctccgtcccagcaaggcaccatttcatggcgtcgtgccggggaaacaggcaatgcctctcgggcagatcgacttgcccgtcactttcggaaccccttccaactacaggaaggaggtccttaccttcgaggtggtaggattccgtggaacctaccacgccatcttggggcggccgtgctacgccaagttcatggccatccccaactacacctacctcaagctcaagctgtcggggcccaatggggtcatcaccgtcggcacgtccttccagaaggcatacgagtgcgacgtagaatgctgcgagtacaCCGTGGCCATTACCTTCACGGAAGATACGGCGGTCCGGCTCACGGAGGATGctgaggaccagcccgactccaagcagtcggccacctccttcgaggccaccgaaggcatcaaggaggtccccctcgatccCAACAGCTCCGACGGTCGGACCgtgcggatcggcgctaccctatctcccaaatag